One region of Gemmatimonadales bacterium genomic DNA includes:
- a CDS encoding DUF2911 domain-containing protein has protein sequence MPLHSRNVLCARSLAAMILLAGCGSSAAPTRYGFVALLGNDTVSIESVTRTGNRLTSDEVDRFPRVRRRHTEIRLASDGSIRHLEMDIRTPSEPPQERLRHVVADVSKKAIRIVKTDSTGVVRINQDPGGMLAMPQLEQMYSLTDLYFAAAFASAPSTPVGGTIRLRQYYIDREFDRFSLHRGVVRILGNGRASLSHDWLSGTATATFDSAHRMLTYSGAGTTYKVEVRRLTDSLPDVEAIGARFAAEEAAKGGPTQLSVRDTARGVIGHDTISVDYGRPLMRGRVLLGNIVRYGDVWRTGANAATQFTATAPMTLAGMQLAPGTYTLWTVPTKSEVDLIVNTQYGQWGTEYNPKYDLGRRPLVVGTMSAPVEEFTMSIVPGDARHGTMVLEWGSFRWTAPIVVQ, from the coding sequence GTGCCGCTCCATTCCCGCAACGTCCTGTGCGCCCGCTCGCTCGCAGCCATGATCCTCCTGGCGGGATGCGGCTCCTCCGCCGCGCCAACGCGCTACGGCTTCGTCGCGCTCCTCGGCAACGACACCGTTTCGATCGAAAGCGTCACCCGCACCGGGAACCGGCTCACAAGCGATGAAGTCGATCGCTTCCCGCGGGTGCGGCGGCGTCATACAGAGATCCGGCTCGCGTCGGATGGAAGCATTCGCCACCTCGAGATGGATATCCGGACACCGAGCGAGCCGCCGCAGGAGCGGCTGCGACATGTGGTGGCGGATGTCTCGAAGAAGGCAATCCGGATCGTGAAGACCGACAGCACCGGCGTGGTGCGCATCAACCAGGACCCCGGCGGGATGCTGGCGATGCCGCAACTGGAGCAGATGTACTCGCTCACCGATCTCTACTTTGCGGCCGCGTTCGCCAGCGCGCCGTCAACGCCGGTCGGCGGGACGATCAGGCTGCGTCAGTACTACATCGATCGGGAGTTCGACCGCTTCTCGCTGCATCGCGGCGTGGTGCGCATCCTTGGCAACGGCCGAGCATCATTGAGCCACGACTGGCTCTCGGGAACCGCCACCGCGACCTTCGACTCGGCGCACCGGATGCTCACCTATTCGGGCGCGGGAACGACGTACAAGGTGGAAGTCCGGCGCCTCACCGATTCGCTTCCGGATGTGGAGGCGATCGGTGCGCGATTCGCGGCCGAGGAGGCGGCGAAGGGTGGCCCGACGCAACTCAGCGTGCGCGACACGGCGCGCGGCGTGATCGGTCACGACACGATCTCCGTCGATTACGGGCGCCCGTTGATGCGCGGCCGCGTCCTCCTCGGCAATATCGTGCGATACGGTGACGTTTGGCGCACCGGTGCCAACGCCGCGACGCAATTCACCGCCACCGCGCCGATGACGCTGGCGGGAATGCAGCTGGCGCCAGGGACCTACACGCTCTGGACGGTGCCGACGAAGAGTGAAGTCGACCTGATCGTCAACACGCAGTACGGCCAGTGGGGAACGGAGTACAACCCGAAGTACGATCTCGGCCGGCGACCGCTGGTTGTGGGAACGATGTCGGCACCGGTCGAGGAATTCACCATGTCGATCGTGCCGGGCGATGCGCGCCACGGCACGATGGTGCTGGAGTGGGGGTCGTTCCGGTGGACGGCGCCGATCGTGGTGCAGTAG